The Flavobacterium marginilacus genome window below encodes:
- a CDS encoding FKBP-type peptidyl-prolyl cis-trans isomerase translates to MKYSILAIIAVLFISCTNNDNELPAAIDYTAQNEAEIKAYIADNKLDAKRSDSGLYYVINEAGTGKQPTSTSNVKVTYKGYFTNKIIFDQNNTGISFNLQQVIKGWTEGLTYFKEGGSGILLVPAHLGYGSYNYNGIPGGSVLIFDVSLITVN, encoded by the coding sequence ATGAAATACTCAATTTTGGCGATTATAGCCGTACTTTTTATATCTTGTACCAACAACGACAATGAATTGCCTGCGGCAATAGATTATACTGCTCAAAATGAAGCAGAAATTAAAGCATATATTGCAGATAACAAACTGGATGCAAAAAGATCAGATTCTGGCTTGTATTATGTAATTAACGAAGCGGGGACAGGAAAACAGCCTACCTCTACTTCAAACGTAAAAGTGACTTACAAAGGTTATTTTACAAACAAAATTATTTTTGATCAAAATAACACTGGGATTTCATTTAACCTGCAGCAGGTAATAAAGGGCTGGACTGAAGGACTTACCTATTTTAAAGAAGGCGGAAGCGGTATTCTTTTGGTACCTGCACATTTAGGTTATGGCAGCTACAATTATAATGGTATTCCAGGCGGTTCAGTTTTGATTTTTGATGTCAGCCTAATTACTGTTAATTAA
- a CDS encoding GNAT family N-acetyltransferase: MIEIKTAVTDQDIAFCWEAMSLLRPMLKENEFVNQIKEMQKEGYTLLYISDDDKAVSLAGYRFWTMLYCSKLLYIDDLSTLEKYRGKGYASALLNHIYGIAKEQNCKSVQLDSGPARTDAHKLYFKENFTINAYHFNKQL; the protein is encoded by the coding sequence ATGATTGAAATTAAAACAGCAGTTACTGATCAAGACATAGCTTTCTGCTGGGAGGCTATGTCCCTTTTGCGCCCTATGCTAAAGGAGAATGAATTTGTAAATCAAATTAAGGAAATGCAAAAAGAAGGCTATACACTTCTATATATTTCCGATGATGATAAGGCCGTTTCATTAGCGGGTTACCGATTTTGGACGATGCTGTATTGCAGCAAACTGTTATACATAGACGATCTTTCGACTCTCGAAAAATATCGAGGCAAAGGATATGCATCGGCATTACTTAATCATATTTATGGTATTGCCAAAGAACAGAATTGTAAATCGGTGCAGCTGGACAGCGGTCCCGCACGAACTGATGCGCACAAGCTTTACTTCAAAGAAAATTTTACAATAAACGCATATCACTTTAATAAGCAGTTATGA
- a CDS encoding carboxymuconolactone decarboxylase family protein, whose amino-acid sequence MCIQSHSNDALAGGETSKRLLALNAWADSPYFTNEERAVLTLTDETTLISENGVSNETFNEAVQVLGEEKVSHAIMAIACINAWNRIGRATLLILQ is encoded by the coding sequence TTGTGCATACAGTCACACAGTAATGATGCACTGGCAGGCGGCGAAACGTCCAAGAGACTTTTGGCTTTGAATGCCTGGGCAGATTCTCCTTATTTTACGAATGAAGAAAGAGCTGTTTTAACCTTGACAGATGAAACTACTCTTATTTCAGAAAACGGGGTTTCAAACGAAACTTTTAACGAAGCAGTTCAAGTTTTGGGCGAAGAGAAAGTTTCGCATGCGATTATGGCAATTGCCTGTATTAATGCTTGGAACAGAATAGGAAGAGCCACTTTATTAATTCTACAATAA
- a CDS encoding helix-turn-helix domain-containing protein: protein MIFDLKPIEDSILMTLPERQYKFVLIFCNSGEVKIEIDNQLYEINEGLFLTITPKQYYQFIEINNCEGSILEFTYDFFCKDEKAVELIYHNGLYCHFGLNELIKISDENSLKRVTDYYDSLKSELINKPFEYETSLHSILKLLIIEVSRCKIMQQERPLYKPDALFLQFLNLIRDSFEKRLTVKEYAQLLHISEQKLNELTKKNTNETTQQLINDLIILEAKRLFNYENLNVKQVAFKLGFDDSHYFSRFFKKQTATRAKDHLRSLLTE from the coding sequence ATGATTTTTGACTTAAAACCAATAGAAGATTCAATACTGATGACACTGCCTGAGCGACAGTATAAATTTGTATTGATTTTTTGTAATTCAGGTGAAGTGAAAATTGAAATCGACAATCAGCTTTATGAAATTAACGAGGGTCTTTTTTTGACTATTACTCCAAAACAATATTATCAGTTTATAGAAATTAACAATTGCGAAGGCAGTATTTTAGAATTTACTTATGACTTCTTCTGTAAAGATGAAAAGGCTGTTGAACTTATTTACCATAACGGATTATACTGTCATTTTGGATTAAACGAACTCATTAAAATATCCGATGAAAACAGTTTAAAAAGGGTTACGGATTATTATGATTCATTGAAAAGTGAATTAATCAACAAACCATTTGAATACGAAACAAGTCTGCATTCCATTTTGAAACTGCTGATTATTGAAGTAAGCAGATGCAAGATAATGCAGCAGGAAAGACCGCTTTATAAACCGGATGCACTGTTTCTGCAGTTTTTAAATTTAATCAGAGACAGCTTTGAAAAACGTCTCACTGTAAAAGAGTATGCTCAATTACTGCATATTTCGGAACAAAAATTGAATGAGCTTACTAAGAAAAACACCAACGAAACGACTCAGCAGCTCATTAATGATTTAATTATTCTGGAAGCCAAGCGTTTATTTAATTATGAAAACCTGAATGTAAAACAAGTTGCCTTTAAGTTAGGGTTTGACGACAGCCATTATTTTTCGAGGTTTTTCAAAAAACAGACTGCCACTCGTGCAAAAGACCATTTGCGTTCTCTCTTGACAGAATAG
- a CDS encoding GNAT family N-acetyltransferase, translated as MSIEWKIKPFEALTVTELYDILQLRSRIFVVEQNCVYLDIDGKDKLALHLFGIYEDKIIAHARLFKSGITFDNASIGRVVVDRDYRDRKWGHDLMQNAIAGILEHFGESQITIGAQLYLKKFYENHGFVQSSEMYLEDDIPHIEMIKS; from the coding sequence ATGTCTATAGAATGGAAAATAAAGCCCTTTGAGGCATTAACTGTAACCGAGTTGTATGATATACTCCAATTGCGAAGCAGGATCTTTGTAGTGGAGCAGAACTGCGTCTATTTGGATATTGATGGCAAAGACAAACTAGCTCTGCATCTTTTCGGAATTTATGAAGATAAAATTATTGCACACGCTAGGCTTTTCAAATCAGGAATTACTTTTGATAACGCTTCTATTGGAAGAGTTGTAGTTGATCGGGATTACAGAGACCGAAAATGGGGGCATGATTTGATGCAAAATGCAATTGCAGGTATTTTGGAACATTTTGGTGAAAGCCAAATCACCATTGGAGCTCAATTGTATCTGAAGAAATTCTATGAAAATCATGGTTTTGTACAGTCAAGCGAAATGTATCTCGAAGATGATATTCCGCATATTGAAATGATTAAGAGCTGA
- a CDS encoding DUF4837 family protein, producing the protein MNKNLFLFFYFLTLLFFSCKKQDDDVPRKSTGKINTISVVIDDQLWNGIIGDSIRNKFASPVEGLSTEEPQFDINQYPINVMEGFVTKSRTIIVIKQGEENNFTIKKNQYAAPQNVIHITGKTLSDLLSIIEKRSPQIIKIIQDGEIKAHQLLLNDSLVDPTAIQQQFNLLLKIPKKYSYVLKNKSFVWLKSEFSSGSTSLLITQLPINTINAQDNVLNKVVKVHDSIGDLYIRGKEPASSLYIDKSYPFYLSKITLDGKPAYETKGTWRLKDSFMFGAFVNYLIIDSKNNRIIYLDGFCYVPSREKRNHMHELESIIKGVKIN; encoded by the coding sequence ATGAATAAAAACCTTTTTCTGTTTTTTTATTTTCTTACGCTTTTGTTCTTTTCCTGCAAAAAGCAAGATGACGATGTGCCAAGAAAATCGACTGGTAAAATCAATACAATTTCGGTGGTTATTGATGATCAGCTGTGGAATGGCATTATTGGTGACAGCATTCGAAATAAATTTGCAAGTCCAGTAGAAGGTTTATCTACCGAAGAACCCCAATTTGATATTAACCAGTATCCTATCAATGTGATGGAAGGTTTTGTGACCAAAAGCAGAACGATTATTGTCATTAAGCAGGGGGAAGAGAATAATTTTACCATTAAAAAAAATCAGTACGCAGCTCCTCAGAATGTTATCCACATTACTGGCAAAACCCTTTCGGATTTATTGAGCATTATAGAGAAAAGATCACCGCAGATTATTAAAATCATTCAAGATGGCGAAATAAAGGCACATCAGCTTTTGTTAAATGACTCTTTAGTGGATCCGACAGCAATTCAACAACAGTTTAATCTTTTATTAAAAATTCCCAAAAAGTATTCTTATGTCCTTAAGAATAAGAGTTTTGTTTGGCTTAAAAGCGAATTTTCCAGCGGAAGCACCAGTTTACTGATTACGCAGCTGCCTATTAACACCATTAATGCACAGGACAATGTGCTAAATAAAGTAGTAAAAGTGCATGATTCCATAGGTGATTTGTATATTAGAGGCAAAGAGCCGGCTTCTAGTCTGTATATAGATAAATCATATCCTTTTTATCTGTCGAAGATTACCCTTGACGGGAAACCAGCTTATGAAACCAAAGGAACATGGAGGTTAAAAGACAGTTTCATGTTTGGTGCGTTTGTAAATTATCTGATAATTGATTCAAAAAATAACAGAATCATTTACCTAGACGGATTTTGTTATGTCCCTTCACGGGAAAAACGGAATCACATGCACGAATTGGAATCGATTATTAAAGGCGTCAAGATAAATTGA
- a CDS encoding 3-keto-disaccharide hydrolase, with translation MFKNFTFAFALVLLLNSCAVQDKNFSENDWYAFTKTSSQRIKASDVYEFADGMIRMHGDKIGYLMTNKSYKNFELALEFRWNIEEKFNKSKAKKNSGVMYNIPIDSPDNIWPKGIQFQMKENTTGDFIFLDNITAVVNGKLVEPGASVTSPKFSDNEKPYGEWNQVLIRSFNGKITQYLNGKLVNQCVEASSKEGKISLNYEGSPIDFKNIRLKNISKEEN, from the coding sequence ATGTTTAAAAATTTCACTTTTGCTTTTGCACTTGTTCTGCTGTTAAATTCGTGTGCTGTTCAAGATAAAAATTTCTCAGAGAATGACTGGTATGCTTTTACTAAAACAAGCAGCCAAAGGATTAAAGCTTCAGATGTCTATGAGTTTGCTGACGGAATGATTCGTATGCATGGAGATAAAATTGGTTATCTGATGACGAATAAAAGTTATAAAAACTTTGAGCTGGCTTTAGAATTCAGATGGAATATTGAAGAAAAATTTAATAAAAGCAAAGCCAAAAAAAATAGTGGTGTAATGTATAACATCCCTATAGATTCACCTGATAATATATGGCCAAAAGGAATTCAATTTCAAATGAAAGAGAATACTACCGGCGACTTCATTTTTTTGGACAATATAACCGCAGTAGTAAACGGGAAATTAGTTGAACCTGGAGCTAGTGTTACTTCGCCTAAATTCAGCGATAATGAAAAACCTTACGGAGAATGGAATCAGGTTTTGATTCGCTCATTCAACGGAAAAATCACCCAATATTTGAATGGAAAATTAGTAAACCAATGTGTGGAAGCTTCTTCCAAAGAAGGTAAAATTTCTTTGAATTATGAAGGTTCGCCTATCGATTTTAAAAATATTCGATTAAAAAATATTTCTAAAGAAGAAAACTAA
- a CDS encoding LysM peptidoglycan-binding domain-containing protein gives MTIKNTTLSFFLMLTASVFSQSNLGNSGIENNPKQVTFLDSIKNSFVKYDRTVKTDSLWMNQIGNSLDIYNDLAAEINTVNVDKDIDAELPTELLKQRLAVMDAKSPFNIEYNQGLENLIKSFLKNRKKAFANQMAVAQYYFPIFEEALAKQNVPLEIKYLAVVESALNPKAVSRVGATGLWQFMYNTGKQYNLNIDSYIDERSDPLKASAAAAQYMTNMFAIFNDWDLVLASYNSGPGNVTKAIRRSGGQQNFWNIKKHLPQETQGYVPAFLATMYIYEYHKEHGINPKKALVRHFATDTVMVKKEMSFAQISNLLDIPIEQLQALNPSYKRNVIPNYAGTSHYLTLPSCKVGVFTSNEDKIYAYVQYEMDKREKINQGRKAAFIKDSTALASSDSKIKYYKVKKGDNLGEIAKNNNVAVSDLKKWNHIKGNAVASGKSLKIIIEKDIDTNTALASNIDKNKAIIVKDNTNAVTAESKTAVDKKDSLVTGATNFYVVQKGDNLNTIAKKYNTTVAEIKEWNHLSSTNLKLGSSIQVSNAAAETNEAVAVTAAPELRDIRYEVQKGDNLGSIAKKFGSSVVDLKNWNGLHSNNLALGNVLIVAKNEVVINTNNATADSFKKKEMSSSLKNDEINYLVQKGDSLFSISKKYPGVTVSDLKKWNNISGDDLKPGMGLKIKG, from the coding sequence ATGACAATAAAAAATACCACCCTTTCATTTTTCTTAATGCTTACAGCTTCTGTATTTTCTCAGAGTAATCTGGGAAATTCTGGAATAGAAAACAATCCAAAACAAGTTACCTTTTTAGATTCCATTAAAAATTCTTTCGTAAAATATGACCGTACTGTAAAAACAGACAGTTTATGGATGAACCAGATAGGTAATTCTCTCGATATTTATAATGATTTAGCTGCTGAAATAAATACTGTTAACGTTGATAAAGATATAGATGCAGAGCTTCCGACTGAACTGCTGAAACAAAGACTTGCAGTGATGGATGCTAAATCTCCATTTAACATAGAATACAATCAGGGGTTAGAGAATTTAATTAAGTCATTTCTCAAAAACAGAAAAAAGGCTTTCGCCAACCAAATGGCAGTCGCCCAATATTATTTTCCAATTTTCGAAGAGGCTCTGGCTAAACAAAATGTTCCTTTAGAAATCAAATACTTAGCAGTTGTAGAATCGGCATTAAATCCGAAGGCAGTATCAAGAGTCGGTGCAACAGGATTGTGGCAGTTTATGTATAATACTGGTAAACAATATAATTTAAACATTGATTCTTATATTGACGAACGTTCAGATCCTTTGAAAGCTTCAGCCGCTGCGGCACAATATATGACCAATATGTTTGCTATTTTCAATGACTGGGATTTGGTTTTAGCTTCTTATAATTCAGGACCCGGAAATGTAACTAAGGCAATCAGGCGTTCAGGCGGACAGCAGAATTTTTGGAACATCAAAAAACATTTACCGCAGGAAACCCAAGGATATGTTCCCGCTTTTCTTGCTACAATGTACATTTATGAATACCATAAAGAGCATGGCATAAATCCTAAAAAAGCTTTGGTGAGGCATTTTGCAACGGATACCGTAATGGTTAAAAAGGAAATGTCTTTTGCTCAGATTTCAAATCTGCTGGATATTCCAATTGAACAGCTGCAGGCATTAAATCCATCATACAAACGAAATGTGATTCCTAACTATGCCGGCACAAGTCATTATCTGACACTGCCTTCCTGCAAAGTGGGGGTTTTTACTTCAAATGAAGATAAAATTTATGCTTATGTTCAATATGAAATGGATAAAAGAGAAAAAATTAATCAAGGCAGGAAAGCTGCTTTTATCAAAGATTCTACTGCTTTAGCCTCATCTGACTCTAAAATAAAATACTACAAAGTAAAAAAGGGTGATAATTTAGGTGAAATTGCTAAAAATAATAATGTAGCTGTTTCTGATTTGAAAAAATGGAATCATATTAAAGGAAATGCAGTTGCTTCTGGAAAGTCTTTAAAAATTATCATTGAAAAAGATATAGATACTAATACAGCTTTGGCTTCCAATATTGATAAAAATAAAGCAATTATTGTAAAAGATAATACGAATGCAGTAACAGCCGAATCTAAAACAGCAGTTGATAAAAAGGACTCACTGGTTACTGGTGCTACTAATTTTTATGTAGTTCAAAAAGGTGATAATTTAAACACTATCGCCAAAAAATACAATACTACAGTTGCCGAAATTAAAGAGTGGAATCATTTAAGTTCTACAAATTTAAAATTAGGTTCTTCTATTCAAGTAAGCAATGCTGCTGCTGAAACCAATGAAGCTGTTGCCGTAACAGCTGCTCCCGAATTGAGAGATATTAGATATGAAGTTCAGAAAGGTGATAATCTTGGAAGTATTGCCAAAAAATTTGGTTCGTCAGTTGTTGATTTAAAAAACTGGAACGGTCTTCACTCGAATAATTTAGCTCTTGGCAATGTTTTAATTGTTGCTAAAAATGAAGTGGTTATAAATACGAATAATGCTACTGCAGATTCATTTAAGAAAAAAGAAATGTCTTCTTCTTTAAAAAATGATGAAATCAATTATTTAGTGCAAAAAGGAGATTCTTTATTTAGTATTTCAAAAAAATATCCTGGAGTTACAGTATCTGATTTAAAAAAATGGAACAATATTTCTGGCGATGATTTAAAACCGGGTATGGGTTTAAAAATAAAAGGATAG
- a CDS encoding phosphoglycerate kinase gives MKTLNNFDFNNKKAIIRVDFNVPLDENFNVTDTTRIEAAKPTIDYILSNGGSVILMSHLGRPKGAQDKYSLKHILKTTSDILGVTVQFASNCVGAEAQEAAKNLKPGEVLLLENLRFHDEEEAGDVAFAKELASLGDIYVNDAFGTAHRAHASTTIIAQFFADNKCFGTLLAKEIESLNKVLKNSEKPVTAVLGGSKVSSKITVIENILDKVDHMIIGGGMTFTFIKAQGGNVGDSICELDKLDLALEILRLAKEKGVQIHIPVDVVAANDFSNTADTQVVDVREIPEGWQGLDAGPKSLANFEKVILESKTILWNGPLGVFEMETFAKGTIALGNYIAASTQNGAFSLVGGGDSVAAVKQFGFEEKMSYVSTGGGAMLEMLEGRTLPGIAAILD, from the coding sequence ATGAAGACTTTAAATAATTTTGATTTCAATAATAAAAAGGCAATAATAAGAGTTGATTTTAATGTTCCTTTAGACGAAAACTTTAATGTAACAGATACTACCCGTATCGAAGCAGCAAAACCAACAATAGACTATATTTTATCTAATGGCGGAAGCGTTATTTTGATGTCCCACCTTGGTAGACCAAAAGGAGCTCAGGATAAATATTCGTTAAAGCATATTCTAAAAACGACTTCAGATATTTTAGGAGTTACAGTTCAGTTTGCTTCAAACTGTGTTGGGGCAGAAGCTCAAGAGGCTGCTAAAAACTTGAAACCAGGAGAAGTATTGTTATTAGAAAATTTACGTTTTCATGATGAAGAAGAGGCAGGAGATGTTGCATTTGCTAAAGAATTAGCTTCACTTGGTGATATCTATGTAAATGATGCTTTTGGTACAGCACACAGAGCACACGCTTCAACTACAATTATCGCTCAGTTTTTTGCTGATAACAAATGTTTTGGAACGTTATTGGCTAAAGAAATCGAAAGCTTAAATAAAGTTTTGAAAAACAGTGAAAAACCAGTTACAGCTGTACTTGGTGGCTCTAAAGTTTCTTCTAAAATTACAGTTATCGAAAACATTCTTGACAAAGTAGATCACATGATTATTGGCGGCGGAATGACATTTACTTTCATAAAAGCTCAGGGCGGAAATGTAGGTGATTCTATCTGTGAACTTGATAAATTGGATTTAGCTCTTGAAATTTTAAGATTGGCTAAAGAAAAAGGAGTTCAGATTCATATACCTGTTGATGTAGTTGCTGCTAATGACTTTTCTAATACTGCAGATACTCAAGTGGTTGATGTAAGAGAAATTCCTGAAGGATGGCAGGGACTTGATGCAGGTCCAAAATCATTGGCAAACTTCGAAAAAGTAATCTTAGAATCTAAAACAATTCTTTGGAATGGACCTTTAGGAGTTTTTGAAATGGAAACATTTGCAAAAGGAACTATTGCATTAGGAAATTATATCGCGGCTTCTACTCAAAACGGAGCATTCTCTCTTGTAGGAGGTGGTGATTCTGTAGCAGCAGTAAAACAATTCGGTTTTGAAGAAAAAATGAGTTATGTTTCTACTGGAGGAGGAGCAATGCTGGAAATGCTTGAAGGCAGAACACTTCCTGGAATCGCAGCTATATTAGACTAA
- a CDS encoding PorP/SprF family type IX secretion system membrane protein, which yields MKKILISILLFTVASSYSQELNVPVATQYLADNPYVLSPTYAGIGDNFRINLNGYKQWVGVTDAPQSQALYADFRILDQSGLGLSIYNDSNGYTKQAGGKLTFAHHIILGYYSKEYLSFGISYIYNSFRLDWSKFNPTDPDPDITDNRSTNNNNFEVGLLYRNKGFYASVTATNILQKNIDLATAYEPNRLTNYQLYTGYVMNIGDRTELEPSAFYQYYQSDGRSVTDLNIKYRKFNRYEDYYWVGASYRFLNDQIGKPLAVGPIVGFLKGYVSVGYSYQITLNDLAAYNSGTHSLTIGFRFLQGLSNCPCTQSPVHD from the coding sequence ATGAAAAAGATCTTAATCAGCATTTTGCTTTTCACTGTAGCCAGCAGCTACAGTCAAGAGTTAAATGTTCCCGTAGCTACTCAGTATTTAGCTGACAATCCATATGTACTTTCACCTACTTATGCAGGAATCGGCGATAATTTTAGAATTAACCTGAACGGTTATAAACAATGGGTTGGCGTTACAGATGCACCTCAGAGTCAGGCACTGTATGCTGATTTTAGGATTTTGGATCAATCAGGTTTGGGATTAAGCATCTATAATGACTCTAACGGATATACTAAACAGGCGGGTGGAAAGCTGACATTTGCCCACCACATCATTTTAGGTTATTATTCTAAAGAATATCTTTCCTTTGGTATTTCTTATATTTACAATTCATTTCGATTAGACTGGTCGAAGTTTAATCCAACGGATCCTGATCCAGATATTACTGATAACCGTTCAACAAACAATAACAACTTTGAGGTTGGTCTTCTATATCGGAACAAAGGGTTTTATGCTAGTGTTACAGCTACTAATATTTTGCAGAAAAACATTGATTTAGCTACTGCTTATGAGCCTAACAGACTTACCAATTATCAGTTATACACTGGTTATGTGATGAATATTGGTGACAGAACCGAATTAGAACCTTCAGCTTTTTATCAGTATTATCAAAGTGACGGCCGTTCGGTAACGGATTTGAACATTAAATACAGAAAGTTTAACCGATATGAAGATTACTATTGGGTAGGTGCTTCTTATCGTTTCCTGAATGATCAAATTGGGAAACCATTAGCGGTCGGACCTATTGTAGGATTTTTAAAAGGGTATGTTTCTGTTGGTTATTCGTATCAAATTACATTAAATGATTTAGCTGCTTATAATTCGGGAACACATTCTTTAACGATTGGATTTAGATTCCTTCAGGGATTAAGTAACTGTCCTTGTACTCAAAGTCCGGTTCACGATTAA